In one window of Clavelina lepadiformis chromosome 4, kaClaLepa1.1, whole genome shotgun sequence DNA:
- the LOC143452967 gene encoding uncharacterized protein LOC143452967, with product MAEENGQQQSGQQNGILANPHRNGDAGVVARNLRTISCDMRSLKVFAVQGDPHSLSQRWRKWTRSFNLYVNGVGVTDDVQKRSLLLHTAGEEVQELYYSLVNEQNAINQTYEETVNVLTEQFIPRANVPFERHVFHQLVQNSNETVDQYVCRLRQRAATCEFQNAAERIRDQVVDKCHSRELQRKFLEQQTLTLADVLRKPKPTKQ from the coding sequence ATGGCTGAAGAAAACGGTCAACAGCAGTCTGGACAGCAAAATGGAATCCTTGCTAATCCTCACAGGAACGGTGACGCGGGGGTTGTTGCCAGAAACCTGAGGACGATTTCGTGCGATATGAGGTCGTTAAAGGTATTTGCTGTTCAGGGAGACCCACACAGTCTGTCTCAAAGATGGAGAAAGTGGACCAGATCGTTTAATCTTTACGTCAATGGAGTTGGAGTCACTGATGATGTGCAGAAAAGGTCACTATTGCTGCACACGGCAGGAGAAGAAGTACAAGAGCTATATTATTCGCTTGTGAACGAGCAGAATGCCATAAACCAGACATATGAGGAAACGGTGAATGTGCTTACGGAACAATTTATTCCCAGAGCTAATGTTCCATTCGAAAGACATGTGTTTCATCAACTGGTACAGAACAGTAACGAAACAGTTGATCAGTATGTATGCAGATTGAGACAACGCGCTGCTACTTGTGAATTTCAAAATGCGGCCGAACGCATAAGAGACCAGGTGGTTGATAAATGCCACTCTAGGGAGTTGCAAAGAAAATTCCTTGAACAGCAAACGTTAACTTTGGCTGATGTGCTGAGGAAGCCAAAGCCCACGAAGCAGTGA
- the LOC143452585 gene encoding uncharacterized protein LOC143452585 yields the protein MFLAFFWKVMAVCVLLANAIYCAKDENLLAENYLPDVELNKQPFATVNDVGFDRSKEYEGIYEFNDGISNPIDKGTFQSLFGEAPELTEKSKTRLAKRNPEGEFIKMMRFFLKQKKNKNLADNILRSMLQEYSIKSP from the exons atgtttttggcaTTTTTTTGGAAAGTTATGGCGGTTTGTGTCTTGCTGGCAAATGCAATTTACTGTGCGAAGGACGAGAATCTTCTGGCGGAAAATTACCTTCCAGACGTCGAGTTGAATAAG CAACCCTTTGCCACAGTAAACGATGTTGGATTTGATCGGAGCAAAGAATACGAGGGAATTTATGAATTCAACGACGG AATTTCAAACCCGATTGACAAAGGAACTTTCCAGAGTTTGTTCGGAGAAGCCCCAGAATTGACCGAGAAATCAAAAACGCGTCTGGCAAAAAGAAATCCAGAAGGGGAATTTATCAAGATGATGCGgttttttctgaaacaaaagaaaaacaaaaatcttgctgATAACATTCTCCGATCTATGTTGCAAGAGTATTCAATAAAATCTCCATAG
- the LOC143452288 gene encoding uncharacterized protein LOC143452288, with the protein MNVVNTTKWIFPSSIFLLIFVSRVRSTITKTTNLRNAQEEIELSGNYSIPGTTLSPSLNPERQSFLQLSTYKPMKQVKANPFEMGGSRFRRQLEKTKICLDEGISRRCRHKCRSKCQRNPCQEPCPTFSPCCVNSDPKMPSTGESNTYLTNSDNCRRILKRCAEM; encoded by the exons atgaacGTTGTTAACACAACAAAATGGATCTTTCCAAGTTCCATATTTCTTCTTATTTTCGTCTCAAGAGTTCGATCAACAATTACTAAGACAAC AAATTTGAGAAACGCCCAAGAAGAGATCGAGCTTTCAGGAAATTATTCCATACCAGGGACGACACTTTCACCTTCACTGAACCCGGAAAGACAGAGCTTTCTGCAATTATCAACCTACAAACCTATGAAGCA GGTAAAAGCGAATCCCTTTGAAATGGGCGGTTCCAGATTTCGCCGACAATTggagaaaacaaaaat atgcctGGATGAGGGGATATCTCGGCGTTGCCGACATAAATGCCGAAGCAAGTGCCAAAGGAATCCCTGCCAGGAACCTTGCCCCACGTTCTCACCATGCTGCGTGAATTCTGACCCGAAAATGCCTTCTACAGGCGAGAGTAATACATATTTAACAAATTCTGACAACTGTCGAAGAATACTGAAGAGGTGCGCTGAAATGTAG